One genomic region from Blastococcus sp. Marseille-P5729 encodes:
- a CDS encoding rRNA adenine N-6-methyltransferase family protein: MIVGNIPFHLTTPLLRRLLNTRTWSGAILLTQWEVARKHAAVGGSTLMTAQSAPWFSFHLHARLPSRGFTPRPSASSVASSRDAAEPWTGSCPSKGKRLSGSRTASPDRSMRQGSSCNSSNTRGRSTARTGSSITRPRRYRCRRIWSPPRG, from the coding sequence GTGATCGTCGGCAACATCCCCTTCCACCTCACCACCCCGCTCCTGCGGCGACTGCTGAACACCCGCACATGGTCGGGCGCGATCCTCCTCACCCAATGGGAAGTCGCACGAAAACACGCCGCCGTCGGCGGCAGCACCCTGATGACCGCACAATCCGCCCCCTGGTTCAGCTTCCACCTCCACGCACGCCTACCCTCCCGGGGATTCACGCCCCGTCCGAGCGCTTCGTCAGTCGCCTCTTCACGGGACGCGGCGGAGCCGTGGACGGGATCATGCCCCTCGAAGGGGAAGCGCCTGTCGGGCTCTCGGACGGCCTCGCCGGACAGGTCGATGCGGCAGGGTTCAAGCTGTAACTCGTCGAACACGAGGGGTCGATCCACGGCGCGAACGGGCTCATCAATTACACGCCCAAGACGGTATCGGTGCCGGAGAATATGGAGCCCGCCGCGCGGGTGA
- a CDS encoding alpha/beta fold hydrolase: MTDSLPVALLHGIRLSGAMWRPTSAILGRSRDVRSPDMPGHGALREEPFTVEGCIEAVDRAIAEVGGRALLAGVSMGGYLALAAGARIGQPRIAGIVAIGCTAKPGTRAGVVYSAAAALAQRAPDRYDRATERAMRRMVPPELSDAVMEGGFATASFGDAVREITALDSLSDVAAYGGPTWFLNGTFDQMRLHEKQFLAAAPQGRLTVWPGKNHLTVLSDPQRLATFIDDACRVIERDPAPE, translated from the coding sequence GTGACCGACAGCCTGCCCGTCGCCCTGCTGCACGGAATCCGGCTTTCCGGAGCCATGTGGCGGCCCACCTCGGCGATCCTCGGCCGTAGCCGCGACGTACGCTCTCCGGACATGCCTGGGCACGGCGCTTTGCGGGAGGAGCCCTTCACTGTCGAAGGCTGTATCGAGGCGGTCGACCGCGCCATCGCTGAGGTCGGTGGGCGCGCGCTGCTGGCCGGAGTGTCGATGGGCGGCTACCTCGCCCTCGCGGCCGGTGCTCGCATCGGGCAGCCGCGGATCGCCGGGATCGTGGCGATCGGCTGCACCGCGAAGCCCGGGACCCGCGCCGGCGTCGTCTACTCGGCGGCCGCAGCGCTCGCGCAGCGCGCACCCGATCGGTACGACAGAGCGACTGAGCGAGCGATGCGCCGCATGGTCCCGCCCGAGCTGTCGGACGCCGTGATGGAGGGTGGGTTCGCCACCGCGTCGTTCGGGGACGCCGTCCGCGAGATCACCGCTCTCGATTCGTTGTCGGACGTCGCCGCGTACGGCGGTCCGACCTGGTTCCTGAACGGCACCTTCGACCAGATGAGGCTGCACGAGAAGCAGTTCCTGGCGGCCGCGCCGCAGGGACGACTGACTGTCTGGCCGGGCAAGAACCACCTGACGGTGCTGAGCGACCCGCAGCGGCTCGCCACGTTCATCGACGATGCCTGCCGGGTGATCGAGCGTGACCCCGCGCCGGAATAA
- a CDS encoding LysR substrate-binding domain-containing protein codes for MNIRDLEYLVALHEHRHFGRAAEASYCSQPTLSTQIRKMETELGVDLVERGSRQVLFTEVGERVVRRARRILGEAAEIRDIARSAKHPHSGSVRLGAFPTLAPYLLPHVIGDLHRAYPDLEVLLVEEKTEVLLRQMREGALDAALVAMPVNDESLHVEPLFREQFVLAAPAGHPLADLPAPVQTTAAVNGDLLLLSDGHCLRDQALEVCRMAGVQERKGFQATSLETLRHMVAGGVGVTLMPRLSVMPPVVDNPRIVLRDLTEPVPYREIALVRRRSSVQRDLIDDIAGVLRDALPDGIEPLAQ; via the coding sequence GTGAACATCCGCGACCTGGAGTACCTGGTGGCTCTGCACGAGCACCGGCACTTCGGACGCGCCGCCGAAGCGAGCTACTGCAGCCAGCCGACGCTGTCGACGCAGATCCGCAAGATGGAGACCGAGCTCGGCGTCGACCTCGTCGAGCGCGGCTCCCGGCAGGTGCTGTTCACTGAGGTCGGCGAGCGCGTCGTACGGCGCGCTCGCCGGATCCTCGGCGAGGCCGCAGAGATCCGCGACATCGCCCGCAGCGCAAAGCACCCGCACTCCGGTTCGGTGCGGCTCGGGGCATTTCCGACGCTCGCGCCGTACCTGCTGCCGCACGTCATCGGCGATCTGCACCGCGCCTACCCCGACCTCGAGGTGCTCCTGGTCGAGGAGAAGACCGAGGTGCTCCTGAGGCAGATGCGCGAGGGCGCACTGGACGCAGCCCTCGTCGCGATGCCGGTCAACGACGAGTCGCTGCACGTCGAGCCGCTGTTTCGTGAGCAGTTCGTGCTCGCCGCGCCGGCCGGGCACCCGCTGGCGGACCTGCCCGCCCCGGTGCAGACCACGGCCGCCGTCAACGGTGATCTACTACTGCTCAGTGACGGCCACTGCCTGCGCGACCAGGCGCTCGAGGTGTGCCGGATGGCCGGTGTCCAGGAACGCAAGGGATTCCAGGCGACCAGCCTGGAGACCCTCCGGCACATGGTCGCCGGCGGGGTCGGTGTCACCCTGATGCCGCGGCTGTCGGTGATGCCTCCAGTGGTGGACAACCCGCGGATCGTGCTGCGCGACCTCACCGAACCCGTGCCCTACCGGGAGATCGCGTTGGTGCGCCGCCGCTCCAGCGTGCAGCGCGACCTGATCGACGACATTGCCGGCGTCCTACGCGACGCCCTGCCCGACGGCATCGAACCACTCGCCCAGTAG
- the ahpF gene encoding alkyl hydroperoxide reductase subunit F, producing MLDADLIAQLTQYLELVREPIELHSSLDDTQPKSREMAEMLDQIAGCSDKVTHVRVDDDARKPSFAIVRTGTDISVRFAGLPLGHEFTSLVLALLHVGGHTIKEEQSLIDAVKDLDGDYEFVTYMSLSCQNCPTVVQALNTMSVINPRIKHVAVEGSLFQDEVNERKIRAVPTVYLNGEEFASGRMDIADFVAKLDESAGARTAESLNEREPYDVLVVGAGPAGAAASIYAARKGIRTGIVGERVGGQVLDTMSIENFISVGHTEGPQLAAALGEHMSQYDIDQVKNVRASALRPARDGGLHQVEFEGGGVLSAKSVILATGARWRTLGVPGEDEYRNKGVTFCPHCDGPLFKGKPVAVVGGGNSGIEAAIDLAGVVDHVTVIEFLDELRADDVLVRKLHSLPNVDVVLSARTTEILGDGDEVTGLAYEDRLTGQAKQIDVSGVFIQIGLLPVTEWLKDSGVTLSERLEIAIDERGATNIPGIFAAGDATTTPYKQIVISMGAGATAALSAFDHLIRSDVPAEAGIGVAV from the coding sequence ATGCTCGATGCCGACCTCATCGCCCAGCTGACCCAGTACCTCGAGCTCGTCCGCGAGCCGATCGAGCTGCACAGCAGCCTCGACGACACTCAGCCGAAGTCCCGCGAGATGGCCGAGATGCTCGACCAGATCGCCGGCTGCTCCGACAAGGTCACCCACGTCCGCGTCGACGACGACGCCCGCAAGCCGTCCTTCGCCATCGTCCGCACCGGAACCGACATCTCGGTCCGCTTCGCCGGGCTCCCGCTCGGGCACGAGTTCACCTCGCTGGTGCTCGCGCTGCTGCACGTCGGCGGTCACACCATCAAGGAGGAGCAGTCGCTGATCGACGCGGTCAAGGACCTCGACGGCGACTACGAGTTCGTTACCTACATGTCGCTGAGCTGCCAGAACTGCCCGACCGTCGTGCAGGCGCTGAACACCATGTCGGTGATCAACCCCCGCATCAAGCACGTGGCCGTCGAGGGCTCGCTGTTCCAGGACGAGGTCAACGAGCGCAAGATCCGCGCCGTCCCGACCGTCTACCTCAACGGCGAGGAGTTCGCCTCCGGCCGCATGGACATCGCCGACTTCGTCGCCAAGCTGGACGAGTCCGCCGGCGCCCGCACCGCCGAGTCGCTGAACGAGCGCGAGCCGTACGACGTCCTCGTCGTCGGCGCCGGCCCGGCTGGTGCGGCCGCGTCGATCTACGCCGCCCGCAAGGGAATCCGCACCGGCATCGTCGGCGAGCGGGTCGGCGGCCAGGTGCTCGACACCATGTCGATCGAGAACTTCATCTCCGTCGGCCACACCGAGGGCCCGCAGCTCGCGGCCGCGCTCGGCGAGCACATGAGCCAGTACGACATCGACCAGGTCAAGAACGTCCGCGCGAGCGCGCTGCGCCCGGCCCGCGACGGCGGCCTGCACCAGGTCGAGTTCGAGGGCGGCGGCGTCCTGAGCGCCAAGTCGGTCATCCTCGCCACCGGAGCCCGCTGGCGCACCCTCGGCGTCCCCGGTGAGGACGAGTACCGCAACAAGGGCGTCACCTTCTGTCCGCACTGCGACGGCCCGCTGTTCAAGGGCAAGCCGGTCGCGGTCGTCGGCGGCGGCAACTCCGGCATCGAGGCCGCGATCGACCTGGCCGGCGTCGTCGACCACGTCACCGTGATCGAGTTCCTCGACGAGTTGCGCGCGGACGACGTGCTGGTCCGCAAGCTGCATTCGCTGCCGAACGTCGACGTCGTCCTCTCCGCCCGCACCACCGAGATTCTCGGGGACGGCGACGAGGTTACCGGCCTCGCTTACGAGGACCGCCTGACCGGCCAGGCGAAGCAGATCGACGTCAGCGGCGTGTTCATCCAGATCGGCCTGTTACCGGTCACCGAGTGGCTCAAGGACTCCGGCGTCACGCTCTCCGAGCGGCTGGAGATCGCCATCGACGAGCGCGGGGCGACCAACATCCCCGGCATCTTCGCCGCGGGTGACGCGACGACGACGCCGTACAAGCAGATCGTCATCTCCATGGGTGCCGGCGCCACGGCCGCGTTGAGCGCGTTCGATCACCTGATCCGCAGCGACGTACCGGCGGAGGCCGGGATCGGGGTTGCGGTGTGA
- the ahpC gene encoding alkyl hydroperoxide reductase subunit C, with amino-acid sequence MSLINTKILPFKTTAYKATEKDFVEVSEQDVLGKWAIFFFYPADFTFVCPTELADLADYYDELQKIGVEVYSVSTDTHFVHKAWHDASAEIKKIDYFMLGDPNGVITNNFQNMREGQGLADRATFLIDPDGVIQAMEVTCEGVGRNAAELVRKVKAAQYVRNHPGEVCPAKWEEEEAAATLKPGIDLVGKI; translated from the coding sequence ATGTCCCTGATCAACACCAAGATCCTTCCCTTCAAGACCACCGCTTACAAGGCGACCGAGAAGGACTTCGTCGAGGTCTCCGAGCAGGACGTCCTCGGCAAGTGGGCGATCTTCTTCTTCTACCCGGCCGACTTCACCTTCGTCTGCCCGACCGAGCTGGCCGACCTCGCCGACTACTACGACGAGCTGCAGAAGATCGGCGTCGAGGTGTACTCCGTCTCGACCGACACCCACTTCGTGCACAAGGCGTGGCACGACGCCTCGGCCGAGATCAAGAAGATCGACTACTTCATGCTCGGCGATCCGAACGGCGTCATCACCAACAACTTCCAGAACATGCGTGAGGGCCAGGGCTTGGCCGACCGCGCCACGTTCCTGATCGACCCGGACGGCGTCATCCAGGCGATGGAGGTCACCTGCGAGGGCGTCGGCCGCAACGCCGCCGAGCTGGTCCGCAAGGTCAAGGCCGCGCAGTACGTGCGCAACCACCCGGGCGAGGTCTGCCCGGCCAAGTGGGAAGAGGAAGAGGCGGCGGCGACCCTGAAGCCGGGCATCGACCTCGTGGGCAAGATCTAG
- a CDS encoding amidohydrolase family protein — protein MNPPKSDGAIPDYLKRLEIPGLADIHVHFLPESMLAKVWDYFDSADRHYGMRWPIHYRFSEERRLELCRSFGMKAIPALSYPHKPGMAEWLNIWCADFAKRVPDAVHCGTLYPEPDVERYVRQALGRGAWLFKMHVQVGKYAPDDDQLWPAWELLEDAGAPVVIHAGSKPVPGEYTGSERVRAVLDKHPRLTLVIAHLGMGEYDKFADLAEEFENVHLDTTMAGTDFTNSFARLPDTYLWRLAELGDKVVLGSDFPNIPYPYAHQLEALDRLGFGDEWLRQVLWTNGARLMRIGDAG, from the coding sequence ATGAACCCACCGAAGAGCGACGGCGCGATCCCGGACTACCTCAAGCGGCTCGAGATCCCCGGGCTGGCGGACATCCACGTTCACTTCCTGCCTGAGAGCATGCTCGCCAAGGTGTGGGACTACTTCGACAGCGCCGATCGGCACTACGGCATGCGCTGGCCGATCCACTATCGGTTTTCCGAAGAGCGGCGTCTGGAGCTGTGCCGGTCCTTCGGCATGAAGGCGATCCCGGCGCTGAGCTATCCGCACAAGCCAGGGATGGCCGAGTGGCTGAACATCTGGTGCGCGGACTTCGCCAAGCGGGTGCCGGACGCCGTCCACTGCGGCACGCTCTACCCCGAGCCGGACGTCGAGCGATACGTGCGCCAGGCGCTGGGCCGCGGTGCGTGGTTGTTCAAGATGCACGTGCAGGTGGGCAAGTACGCGCCGGACGACGATCAGTTGTGGCCGGCCTGGGAGCTGCTTGAGGACGCCGGTGCCCCGGTCGTCATCCACGCCGGCTCCAAGCCGGTCCCGGGAGAGTACACCGGCAGCGAGCGGGTGCGCGCCGTCCTCGACAAGCACCCGAGGCTCACGCTCGTCATCGCGCACCTGGGCATGGGGGAGTACGACAAGTTCGCCGATCTCGCCGAGGAGTTCGAGAACGTCCACCTCGACACCACGATGGCCGGCACCGACTTCACCAACAGCTTCGCCCGGCTGCCGGATACCTATCTATGGCGGCTGGCCGAGCTCGGCGACAAGGTCGTGCTCGGATCGGACTTCCCGAACATTCCCTACCCGTACGCCCACCAGCTCGAGGCCCTCGACCGGCTGGGCTTCGGGGACGAGTGGCTCCGTCAGGTCCTGTGGACCAACGGCGCCCGGCTGATGAGGATAGGCGACGCTGGGTGA
- the smpB gene encoding SsrA-binding protein SmpB, whose amino-acid sequence MPKESGKKLIASNKRARHDYAISDVYEAGIVLQGTEVKSLRAGRASLADSFGMVTDGEVFLHHVHIPEYTQGSWTNHMPRRTRKLLLHAKEIDKIAQKVREGGLSLVPLSMYFKDGKVKVEIGLGKGKKEWDKRQDIAKRDAEKEIRREIGRRYKGM is encoded by the coding sequence ATGCCCAAGGAGAGCGGAAAGAAGCTGATCGCCAGCAACAAGCGGGCGCGTCACGACTATGCAATCTCGGACGTCTACGAGGCCGGGATAGTCCTGCAGGGCACCGAGGTGAAGTCGTTGCGCGCTGGCCGGGCGAGCCTCGCCGACTCCTTCGGCATGGTCACCGACGGCGAGGTCTTCCTGCACCACGTGCACATCCCGGAGTACACCCAGGGCTCGTGGACCAACCACATGCCGCGCCGTACCCGCAAGCTGCTGCTGCACGCCAAGGAGATCGACAAGATCGCCCAGAAGGTCCGCGAGGGCGGCCTGTCGCTGGTGCCGCTGTCGATGTACTTCAAAGACGGCAAGGTCAAGGTCGAGATCGGTCTGGGCAAGGGCAAGAAGGAATGGGACAAGCGCCAGGACATCGCCAAGCGGGACGCCGAGAAGGAGATCCGCCGCGAAATCGGACGCAGGTACAAGGGCATGTGA
- the ftsX gene encoding permease-like cell division protein FtsX, with protein sequence MRLKFILSEVGTGLRRNLTMTIAMILTTAISLGLLGTGLLIKREIDAMKDIYYDKVQVSIFLTDEVTDEEKSAIEAKLDDLKSKDVVRDVTYESQDEAYERFKKQFESQPDLVKNTPKEAIPESYRVGLVDPENYEAIAEAFTASEVGGVPTFDPGVDSVRDEGEILDRLFSVLNGLRSAVIAIAIAGAVAALLLISNTVQLAAFTRRTETGIMRLVGASRWYTQVPFVLEAMVAGLIGAGLAIGGLFMLKRLLFEGAFASIVERGTIPPVYASDIWAVSPLIAGAGVILAAITAWLTLRLYVRT encoded by the coding sequence ATGCGTCTGAAGTTCATCCTGTCCGAGGTGGGCACGGGTCTACGTCGAAACCTGACGATGACCATCGCCATGATCCTCACCACGGCGATCTCGCTGGGCCTGCTCGGTACCGGTCTGCTGATCAAGCGCGAGATCGACGCGATGAAGGACATCTACTACGACAAGGTCCAGGTCTCGATCTTCCTGACCGATGAGGTCACCGATGAGGAGAAGAGCGCGATCGAGGCCAAGCTCGATGACCTGAAATCGAAGGACGTCGTCCGCGACGTGACCTACGAGTCCCAGGACGAGGCCTACGAGCGCTTCAAGAAGCAGTTCGAGTCGCAGCCGGATCTGGTGAAGAACACGCCCAAGGAGGCGATTCCAGAGTCCTACCGGGTCGGTCTGGTCGACCCGGAGAACTACGAGGCGATCGCTGAGGCGTTCACCGCCTCGGAGGTCGGTGGCGTCCCGACCTTTGATCCCGGCGTGGACTCGGTGCGCGACGAGGGCGAGATTCTCGACCGGCTGTTCTCGGTGCTCAACGGCCTGCGCAGCGCGGTCATCGCCATCGCCATCGCGGGCGCGGTCGCCGCGCTGCTGCTGATCTCGAACACCGTCCAGCTCGCCGCGTTCACCCGACGCACCGAGACCGGCATCATGCGTCTGGTCGGCGCCTCCCGGTGGTACACCCAGGTGCCGTTCGTGCTGGAGGCGATGGTGGCCGGCTTGATCGGTGCGGGTTTGGCGATCGGCGGCCTGTTCATGCTCAAGCGGCTGCTGTTCGAGGGCGCCTTCGCCAGCATCGTCGAACGCGGCACCATCCCGCCGGTCTACGCCTCCGACATCTGGGCGGTCTCGCCGCTGATCGCAGGTGCCGGCGTCATATTGGCTGCTATCACCGCGTGGCTCACGCTGCGGCTGTACGTCCGCACCTGA
- the ftsE gene encoding cell division ATP-binding protein FtsE: MIRLDNVSKFYSTSTRAALDDVSVQIDKGEFVFLIGPSGSGKSTFLNLLLREETPSKGDVHVNGKHLNKMSRWQVPKLRRTMGCVFQDFRLLKNKTVAENIAFALQVINKPRNTIRKVVPEVLDLVGLEGKADRMPHELSGGEQQRVAIARAFVNRPLVLLADEPTGNLDPETSQDIMLLLERINRTGTTVLMATHDSNIVDAMRRRVIELDNGQLMRDQSRGVYGVGR; this comes from the coding sequence GTGATTCGCCTCGATAACGTCAGCAAGTTCTACTCGACGTCCACGCGCGCTGCGCTGGATGACGTCTCCGTGCAGATCGACAAGGGTGAGTTCGTCTTCCTCATCGGCCCCTCGGGCTCGGGCAAGTCGACCTTCCTGAACCTGCTGCTGCGCGAGGAGACCCCCTCCAAGGGCGACGTCCACGTCAACGGCAAGCACCTGAACAAGATGAGCCGCTGGCAGGTGCCCAAGCTGCGCCGCACCATGGGCTGCGTCTTCCAGGACTTCCGCCTGTTGAAGAACAAGACCGTCGCCGAGAACATCGCGTTCGCGCTGCAGGTGATCAACAAGCCCCGCAACACGATCCGCAAGGTCGTCCCCGAGGTCCTGGACCTCGTCGGCCTGGAGGGCAAGGCCGACCGGATGCCCCACGAGCTCTCCGGCGGCGAGCAGCAGCGCGTGGCGATCGCGCGCGCCTTCGTCAACCGCCCCCTGGTGCTGCTGGCCGACGAGCCGACCGGCAACCTCGACCCCGAGACCAGCCAGGACATTATGCTGCTGCTCGAGCGAATCAACCGCACCGGCACCACCGTCCTGATGGCCACCCACGACTCCAACATCGTCGACGCGATGCGCCGCCGAGTCATCGAGCTGGACAACGGCCAGTTGATGCGCGACCAGAGCCGCGGCGTCTACGGCGTCGGCCGCTAA
- a CDS encoding thioesterase family protein, producing MSESMSGTEAYYLPVGGGSYQATYATMSPWEPTAQHGGPPSALLAHEMTALVEPSMRLGRLAVDFLGPIPRAECLVEARITKPGRRVCRAEASLSVGGKVAVAASAWFLATGPRPPSEGVHDFDVPPLPDEQEQSYFPGLRDWGYGESIEWRFASGAYDAPGPAQVWCRPLVPLVAGREMTGLERAIVVADSANGLSNELPLGEWLFIPPAMTFTSFRAPSGPWVYMEAVTTLADDGLGLSNGLIGDADGMCGVVNQPLLIAPT from the coding sequence ATGAGCGAGTCCATGAGCGGCACCGAGGCCTACTATCTGCCCGTCGGCGGGGGTTCCTATCAGGCGACCTACGCGACCATGAGCCCGTGGGAGCCGACCGCGCAGCACGGCGGTCCACCGTCGGCGCTGCTGGCCCACGAGATGACCGCGCTGGTCGAGCCGTCGATGCGCCTGGGCCGGCTGGCGGTGGACTTTCTTGGCCCGATTCCGCGTGCCGAGTGCCTGGTGGAGGCACGGATCACCAAGCCCGGACGGCGCGTCTGTCGCGCCGAGGCGAGCCTGTCGGTCGGCGGGAAGGTGGCGGTTGCCGCGAGCGCCTGGTTTCTCGCGACCGGGCCGAGGCCGCCCTCGGAGGGCGTGCACGACTTCGACGTCCCCCCGCTGCCCGACGAGCAGGAGCAGTCCTACTTCCCTGGGTTGCGCGACTGGGGGTACGGCGAGTCGATCGAGTGGCGGTTCGCCAGCGGCGCTTACGACGCGCCGGGGCCGGCACAGGTGTGGTGCCGCCCCCTGGTCCCGCTCGTCGCTGGGCGCGAGATGACCGGCCTGGAGCGCGCCATCGTCGTCGCCGACTCGGCGAACGGGCTGTCGAACGAGCTGCCGCTCGGCGAGTGGCTGTTCATCCCGCCCGCGATGACCTTCACCTCGTTCCGGGCGCCGTCCGGCCCGTGGGTCTACATGGAGGCCGTCACCACCCTTGCCGACGACGGGCTGGGCCTGTCCAACGGGTTGATCGGGGACGCCGACGGGATGTGCGGCGTGGTGAACCAGCCTCTGCTCATCGCGCCGACCTGA
- a CDS encoding Fpg/Nei family DNA glycosylase — MPEGHTLHRLARELNEAFAGTMPQVTSPQGRFAESAALVDGRLFERAWAHGKLLFVEVGGQTIHVHLGLIGKFQIAPVVGIEPPVNGVVRLRLLNEHRVADLRGPMVCDLVTPEEVDALVTRQGPDPIQPGADPVPAWERIHRSGKSIAELLMDQTVIAGIGNIYRCEVLFRQRVGPAYAGKRIKRTSFDAMWSDLVRLMAVGVQTGRIITVEEDLEAAERDIATGRIKPEYDRPNYVYQHDGEPCPRCGSRVRTRVLAGRNLYWCGGCQRRT, encoded by the coding sequence GTGCCCGAAGGCCACACTCTTCACCGGCTGGCCCGCGAGCTGAACGAGGCGTTCGCCGGCACCATGCCACAGGTCACCAGCCCGCAGGGGCGGTTCGCGGAGTCCGCCGCGCTGGTCGACGGGCGCCTCTTCGAGCGCGCCTGGGCGCATGGCAAGCTGCTGTTCGTCGAGGTCGGCGGGCAGACCATCCACGTGCATCTCGGTCTGATCGGAAAGTTCCAGATCGCCCCTGTCGTTGGGATCGAGCCGCCGGTCAACGGCGTCGTCCGGCTGCGTCTCCTGAACGAGCATCGCGTGGCGGACCTGCGCGGACCGATGGTGTGCGACCTGGTGACGCCCGAAGAGGTCGATGCGCTCGTGACTCGGCAGGGCCCGGATCCCATTCAGCCCGGCGCGGACCCGGTACCGGCGTGGGAGCGGATCCACCGCAGCGGCAAGAGCATCGCGGAGCTGCTCATGGACCAGACCGTGATCGCCGGCATCGGCAACATCTACCGGTGCGAGGTGCTGTTCCGGCAGCGGGTCGGCCCGGCGTACGCAGGCAAGCGGATCAAGCGGACGTCGTTCGATGCGATGTGGAGCGACCTCGTGCGGCTGATGGCGGTCGGCGTCCAGACCGGGCGGATCATCACGGTCGAGGAGGACCTCGAGGCCGCCGAGCGGGACATCGCCACCGGGCGGATCAAGCCGGAGTACGACCGGCCGAACTACGTCTATCAGCACGATGGTGAGCCCTGTCCGCGGTGCGGGTCGCGGGTCCGCACCAGGGTGCTCGCCGGTCGGAATCTCTACTGGTGCGGCGGCTGCCAGCGCCGCACGTGA